The Pseudomonadota bacterium DNA segment AATTGATGCAGAAATCTTAAGCGCACTAGTCCCACCGGCCCATTACGCTGTTTTCCGACTATTATTTCCGCCAACCCCTTATTATCAGTGTTATCCTTATCATAAACTTCATCCCGGTAGACAAAAAGAATGACATCGGCATCCTGCTCAATGGCCCCCGATTCCCGCAGGTCTGAAAGCTGGGGCCGTTTATCCTGCCGGCTTTCAACCCCCCGGTTAAGCTGGGAAAGGGCAATAACAGGAACATTCAATTCTTTGGCCAATGCTTTCAATGAACGGGAAATTTCCGATATCTCCCGCTCCCGGCTGTCCATATTCCGATGACCACGCATAAGCTGGAGGTAATCGACAATGATCAAACCAAGATTCTGTTCCGCTTTCAGCCGCCTGGCCTTCGCCCGCATTTCCAGAACCGTCATCGCCGGTGTATCATCGATAAAAATAGGGGCTTCAGACAAAATTCCGGCACCCCGCGTCAGTTTTGGCCAATCTGTACGGGCCAGGAAGCCGCTTCTCAGTTTATGGGCATCAACTTCAGCTTCAGAACACAGCATCCTGACAACCAACTGCTCCTTGGACATCTCCAGCGAAAAAACAGCTACCGGCAACTCACCGGAAATTGCCGCATGCTGGGCAATATTGAGGGCAAAAGCAGTTTTACCCATACTTGGACGACCGGCAATAACAACCAGGTCGGAATTCTGAAAACCGGTGGTCATTTTATCCAGATCAGTAAAACCCGACGGCACCCCGGCAATCAGGTCCGGACTTTCATAAAGTCTTTCTATCGCCTTAAAACTATCCTTTACAATCGTTTCGATGGGGGAAAAGGCTGGATTGACCCGTTTTTCGGCCACTTCAAAAATGGTTCTTTCCGCCTCATCAACCAACTCATCAACATCATCAATATCATTATAACAACGGCCGACAATTGAGGTGGCTGCGTCAATCATCAGGCGCAGAATAGATTTCTCCTTGATAATTCTGGCATAGGAAATGATATTGGCAGCCGTTGGAATGCTATCAACCAGCATGGTCAGATAGGTAACCCCCCCCACCTGATCAAGCTTCTCCCTGACCCGCAGGCGCTCAGTAACCGTAACCAGATCAATAGCCTCCCCTTTAAGGGACAGATCGATCATCACCTGATAAATTTTCCGATTGGCCTCACGATAGAAATCAGCAGTAGCCAGAATATCCATAACCTTGTTAATGGCCATATTATCAAACATTATTCCTCCCAAAACCGCCTGCTCAGCCATGATATTCTGAGGTGGAAGTTTGGGAGATAGTTTGTTTTCGGCAGTTTCCTGAGCCATGCATCACGTCCTGAAAAAAATGAGTCACAAATTGTCAGATAGGCACTAACACCATGTTATCAGAGGGTTTTTCTCTCAAGCAACCATAGTAAATGAACGGCCTTGAGCTTATTTTGAATCTAGCATATTAAAATGAAATTGTCAAAAATGGATAACAAAAAAGCCGGGGAGTTACAATGTAACTCCCCGGCTGAAAAAAATTTTATCTCTGCCTGAAACAACCCGGTCGTAACTACTGATCCTGTTCACCAGGCTCGGCAACCGTTTCCTCTTCAGCCTCGACAGTCATCTCCACGGGAATAGAATCAGACTCTTTCGCCTCTTTTTCAGCCAGCAGGGCCTGGCTTTCCGGATCGCCAGCTACCCGAATCGCAATTTCGGCCACAATTCCCGGCTGGAGAGCCACGACGGCAACATAATTACCCAGTCCCTTGATCGCCTCCGGCAGGTCAATTTTACGCCGGTCAACCTCAACCCCTTTTTCCAGCAGGGCATCGGCAATATCTTTATTGGTTACTGAACCAAAAAGTTTTCCCTTTTCACCAACTTTTCGCTCAAAATCCAGTAAAATTGCTTCAATCCGTTTCTTGAGCTCCTCACCTTTAGCCTGCAGACGACCCCGTTTCTTATCCAGCACCCGCTGATGGTGCTTCTGGTATTTAACATTACCTTCATTCGCTTCGATGGCCAAGCCGGTGGGAATCAGGTAATTCCTGGCATAGCCATTAGCAACTGAAACCAGATCTCCAACATTACCAAGCCGGTCTACCGGCTCCTGTAAAATAACTTTCATTGTACTTATCCTCCAAATAATAAAAAAACTTGGCTACATACATTCATTAACGAACAACCAGGTGAAAATGTCTGATGAAAATGGACTGGGATTTTCTAGCTCTTAACTTTCCGGCTAAACTTGCGAAAATCCACCCACATATCAAACAATCCGATCATCACCACGGCTACCAGTAAAAAGTGAAAAGCAAAAAGTAGAAAGTAGATAAAAGCCCGTCCACCACCTCCAACCTGAAATTTTTTCAAGTAGCAATGGAAGATGGCCATTCCCTGAAGAAAATAAAAGAATGCCAGGACAAAAATACCATTAAAAAGAAAAAACCGGATCAGTTCCGGAAGCCCAGGGAGCAGCACTACCACCCACAAGCCAATCAAAACCCAGATGGTCTGCGGATAAACAGTAAAGTTCTCGAATAAAGGACCTTCCCCCCAAATTATGGGGGTATGACGCCATCGACCCAGCAGACTGACCATCACCATAGTCAAGCCATTGAGTAAAAAATAAGCGCCGAAAAGCAGGGAGGGGAACAACATACCCACCCAATACCCCAATATTGGAGTTGAATCATGCAAAAAGGCCAGCTGCTCTTTCGCCATCCCCATATCCCGGTACACCTGCTGCACCATCTCCAGGTTTGCCTGAAAAGCCTGTTGCACCAGGGCCATGGGAGTCACGGACGACTGAAAGGCATAAAAAAAGACTGCCAGCAGAACAATACCGACACAAGCACCGGCAGCCACCACCATAACCCGCAACCGGGTCGACAGCTTGCGGGCTACTTCGTTCAGCATCACAGCCGGAAGGCCGTATTCGAGCAGAAAACCCAGCAGCGGCCCGCCCTGATGGAAAAACAGGTATAAAAGCACCGTGGTAAGGGCGACAATATACAAGGGCAACCATCGGTGCCGAGTCAATATACCTACGTACACAGCCGGCACCATGGTCAATAAACCCGGCACAAAACCAAAGATCGGAACAGCAATCGCAGCGATAAAAAAACAGGTCGTCGCCACAACCCCCAGGACAAACATCCTGACAGGAAAAGAATGATCAGTTACCACAGCTCTGTCTTATCAACAAGTAACCATAAATTTTCAGCAAAAGTCCTGATAGCCACCACTACATCGGTTTAGGGGTCATCTGCGCAAAAGGCAGCAAAGCGATATTCCTGGCCCTCTTTATGGCCGTCGACAATTCCCGCTGATGACTGGAACAAGTCCCGGATATCCTCTTTGGGACAACTTTTCCCTTTTCACTGATATAATAACGCAACAGGCGAATATCTTTATAATCTATTTTTATTGAACTG contains these protein-coding regions:
- the dnaB gene encoding replicative DNA helicase gives rise to the protein MAQETAENKLSPKLPPQNIMAEQAVLGGIMFDNMAINKVMDILATADFYREANRKIYQVMIDLSLKGEAIDLVTVTERLRVREKLDQVGGVTYLTMLVDSIPTAANIISYARIIKEKSILRLMIDAATSIVGRCYNDIDDVDELVDEAERTIFEVAEKRVNPAFSPIETIVKDSFKAIERLYESPDLIAGVPSGFTDLDKMTTGFQNSDLVVIAGRPSMGKTAFALNIAQHAAISGELPVAVFSLEMSKEQLVVRMLCSEAEVDAHKLRSGFLARTDWPKLTRGAGILSEAPIFIDDTPAMTVLEMRAKARRLKAEQNLGLIIVDYLQLMRGHRNMDSREREISEISRSLKALAKELNVPVIALSQLNRGVESRQDKRPQLSDLRESGAIEQDADVILFVYRDEVYDKDNTDNKGLAEIIVGKQRNGPVGLVRLRFLHQFTAFKNLDQRFDDVMASEIDGADDFAYFDKTEE
- the rplI gene encoding 50S ribosomal protein L9, whose product is MKVILQEPVDRLGNVGDLVSVANGYARNYLIPTGLAIEANEGNVKYQKHHQRVLDKKRGRLQAKGEELKKRIEAILLDFERKVGEKGKLFGSVTNKDIADALLEKGVEVDRRKIDLPEAIKGLGNYVAVVALQPGIVAEIAIRVAGDPESQALLAEKEAKESDSIPVEMTVEAEEETVAEPGEQDQ
- a CDS encoding DUF2232 domain-containing protein, yielding MVTDHSFPVRMFVLGVVATTCFFIAAIAVPIFGFVPGLLTMVPAVYVGILTRHRWLPLYIVALTTVLLYLFFHQGGPLLGFLLEYGLPAVMLNEVARKLSTRLRVMVVAAGACVGIVLLAVFFYAFQSSVTPMALVQQAFQANLEMVQQVYRDMGMAKEQLAFLHDSTPILGYWVGMLFPSLLFGAYFLLNGLTMVMVSLLGRWRHTPIIWGEGPLFENFTVYPQTIWVLIGLWVVVLLPGLPELIRFFLFNGIFVLAFFYFLQGMAIFHCYLKKFQVGGGGRAFIYFLLFAFHFLLVAVVMIGLFDMWVDFRKFSRKVKS
- the rpsR gene encoding 30S ribosomal protein S18; its protein translation is MAFSRGKTNRPQRRRAFVSRKKYCRFCADSSIKIDYKDIRLLRYYISEKGKVVPKRISGTCSSHQRELSTAIKRARNIALLPFAQMTPKPM